From the Prosthecobacter dejongeii genome, one window contains:
- the hisD gene encoding histidinol dehydrogenase produces MKIIRHTDPTWQETAAALNRRAEASDAVQEVVSGVIKQVRTSGDAALIELTQKFDGATLTPETLAISQDELAGAWNTASADLQQALIASHRNVFSFAQKSLRQDWSGTNDQGAQVGEVYHPFERVGCYVPGGSAPLVSTAIMTVTLAAAAGVPEIVVCTPCGKDGTVNPGLLAALKLAGATEVYKIGGAQAIAAMAYGTETIRPVAKIFGPGNSFVVEAKRQAFGVVSIDLLPGPSEVLILADKSGNPAFIAADILAQAEHGKDSQAGFITDDAALLDAVVAEVDRQCATLSRQAQLTPVLEKGVFLLLAPSLEEGARLVNAYAPEHLTLITEREGDILPLIRTAGAIFLGNDSPVAVGDFLAGPSHTLPTGGAGKSFPGLTVDMFQRRTSIIRLDKASVTASVPIVRAFAAVEGLDAHGESVAIRAR; encoded by the coding sequence ATGAAGATCATTCGCCACACCGACCCCACCTGGCAGGAGACCGCTGCAGCCCTGAACCGCCGCGCTGAGGCCAGCGATGCTGTGCAGGAAGTCGTCTCCGGCGTCATCAAGCAGGTGCGCACCTCCGGCGATGCGGCCCTCATCGAGCTCACCCAGAAGTTCGATGGAGCCACGCTGACCCCTGAAACACTCGCCATTTCCCAGGATGAACTGGCTGGCGCTTGGAATACAGCCAGCGCAGATTTGCAGCAGGCGCTCATCGCCTCCCATCGGAATGTATTCTCGTTTGCCCAGAAAAGCCTGCGCCAGGACTGGTCTGGCACCAATGATCAAGGGGCGCAGGTAGGAGAGGTGTATCACCCCTTTGAGCGCGTAGGCTGCTACGTTCCCGGCGGCTCCGCTCCCCTGGTTTCCACCGCCATCATGACCGTCACCCTGGCCGCAGCGGCAGGCGTGCCAGAGATCGTGGTTTGCACCCCTTGTGGTAAAGATGGCACGGTGAATCCGGGCCTGCTGGCCGCCCTGAAGCTGGCCGGTGCCACGGAGGTCTATAAAATCGGCGGGGCTCAAGCCATCGCCGCCATGGCCTACGGCACGGAAACCATCCGCCCAGTGGCAAAGATCTTCGGCCCCGGCAACAGCTTCGTGGTCGAGGCCAAGCGCCAGGCCTTCGGCGTCGTGTCCATTGACCTCCTGCCTGGGCCTAGTGAGGTCCTCATCTTGGCGGACAAGTCTGGAAATCCTGCCTTCATCGCCGCTGACATCCTGGCCCAGGCCGAGCATGGCAAGGACAGCCAAGCCGGTTTCATCACCGACGATGCCGCTCTGCTGGACGCGGTGGTGGCTGAGGTGGACCGCCAGTGCGCGACACTCAGCCGTCAGGCGCAGTTGACCCCCGTTTTGGAAAAAGGTGTGTTCCTCCTGCTGGCGCCTTCTCTGGAAGAAGGCGCTCGTCTGGTGAATGCCTACGCGCCCGAGCACTTGACCCTCATCACCGAACGGGAAGGGGACATCCTGCCGCTCATCCGCACCGCTGGCGCCATCTTCCTGGGCAATGACTCCCCTGTGGCCGTGGGGGATTTCCTAGCAGGACCAAGCCACACGCTGCCTACCGGTGGCGCGGGTAAATCTTTCCCCGGTCTCACCGTGGACATGTTCCAGCGCCGCACCAGCATCATCCGCCTAGATAAAGCCAGCGTCACCGCCTCCGTGCCCATCGTCCGCGCCTTTGCTGCGGTCGAAGGCCTGGACGCCCACGGCGAATCCGTCGCCATCCGCGCCCGATAA
- a CDS encoding ABC transporter permease has product MKSRRELLLTLPSLGWLLVFFALPCVLILGLAFRASDLRGGVGDAWSLETVKSLADSQYLPVVCKTLWMSVATTACCLALALPVSWALARMGAFWRQIVLLLIIVPFLTNFIIRIFAWRSLLHPEGIIKQALVWLHLATEETLLLNNAGAVLLVMVYTQLPFAILPLYAAAEKFDFTLVDAARDLGASTWQAFRKVFLPGVRQGLISAIVIVFVCSLGQYVIPKYVGGTGDEMIGNKIEQRAFSDRNLPLASALSGVLLLAVLVPTLWLGRLKK; this is encoded by the coding sequence ATGAAATCCCGCCGTGAACTCCTGCTCACCCTGCCCTCTTTGGGTTGGCTGCTGGTGTTCTTTGCCCTGCCCTGTGTGTTGATCTTGGGGCTGGCGTTTCGGGCCAGTGATCTGCGGGGTGGTGTGGGCGATGCGTGGTCCCTGGAGACGGTGAAGTCGCTGGCGGACAGTCAGTATCTACCCGTGGTGTGTAAGACACTCTGGATGAGTGTGGCGACGACGGCGTGCTGCCTAGCCCTGGCACTTCCCGTGAGCTGGGCGCTGGCGCGCATGGGGGCTTTTTGGCGGCAGATCGTGCTGCTGCTGATCATCGTGCCCTTTCTCACGAACTTCATCATCCGCATCTTTGCGTGGCGTTCGCTGCTGCATCCGGAAGGGATCATCAAGCAGGCGCTGGTGTGGCTGCACCTAGCCACAGAGGAGACGCTTTTGCTCAATAACGCCGGGGCGGTGCTGCTGGTGATGGTTTATACCCAACTGCCCTTCGCCATTCTGCCCCTGTATGCGGCGGCGGAGAAATTCGACTTCACGCTGGTGGATGCGGCGCGAGATCTGGGAGCCTCCACATGGCAGGCGTTTCGGAAGGTATTTTTGCCGGGTGTCCGGCAGGGGTTGATCTCAGCCATCGTCATCGTGTTTGTCTGCTCGTTAGGCCAGTATGTGATTCCGAAATACGTGGGCGGCACGGGCGATGAGATGATCGGCAACAAGATCGAACAGCGCGCTTTCAGTGATCGCAACTTGCCGTTGGCCAGTGCGCTGTCGGGGGTGTTGTTGCTGGCTGTGCTGGTGCCGACCTTATGGTTAGGCCGGCTAAAAAAATGA
- a CDS encoding polyamine ABC transporter ATP-binding protein, with product MNDFLSIEKVFRHFGPLRAVDGVTLQIRQGEIFSLLGPSGCGKTTLLKMLAGFEKPDAGRLILNGQDITDLPPERRPVNTVFQNYALFPHLSVWENIAFGLRIARRPKVEITAAVERMLAMIQLGDHAKKKPAQLSGGQRQRVAIARALVNEPKLLLLDEPLAALDLKLRQHMLAELQAIHAQVGTTFIYVTHDQGEALSLSHRIAVMEAGKVSQVDSPRGLYEAPATSFVAGFIGDANFLEGRVEEPLSHGRLRVTVAGLGRLVVTGHATLLVGQTVRVMVRPERLHLTQERPVLTAGENALPTRIESVTYFGPHAKAQVRCGPHTLHVQQPSGKTLLATDTEGWLHFEPEAARVVD from the coding sequence GTGAACGATTTTCTCTCCATCGAAAAAGTCTTTCGGCACTTCGGCCCGCTGCGGGCGGTGGATGGGGTGACTTTGCAGATCCGTCAGGGGGAGATCTTTTCTCTCCTGGGGCCCAGCGGCTGTGGCAAAACCACGCTGCTGAAGATGCTGGCCGGGTTTGAGAAACCGGACGCGGGGCGGCTGATCCTGAATGGCCAGGACATCACGGACCTGCCGCCGGAGCGGAGGCCGGTGAACACGGTGTTTCAAAACTACGCGCTGTTCCCGCACCTGAGCGTGTGGGAAAACATCGCCTTCGGGCTGCGCATCGCAAGACGGCCCAAGGTGGAAATCACGGCGGCGGTGGAGCGAATGCTGGCGATGATCCAGCTAGGGGATCATGCGAAGAAAAAGCCAGCCCAGCTCAGCGGTGGGCAGCGGCAGCGCGTGGCCATCGCCCGGGCGCTGGTGAATGAACCGAAACTGCTGCTGCTGGATGAGCCCCTGGCGGCACTGGACCTAAAACTGCGGCAGCACATGCTGGCGGAGCTGCAGGCCATCCATGCGCAAGTGGGCACCACCTTTATCTACGTGACGCATGACCAGGGGGAGGCCCTGAGCCTGAGCCACCGGATCGCGGTGATGGAGGCAGGCAAGGTCTCGCAGGTGGACAGTCCACGCGGCCTTTATGAAGCGCCCGCCACCAGCTTTGTAGCCGGCTTCATTGGCGATGCCAACTTCCTCGAAGGTCGTGTGGAGGAGCCGCTTTCCCATGGGCGGCTGCGCGTGACGGTGGCGGGCCTGGGCAGACTGGTAGTGACGGGACATGCCACACTTTTGGTTGGGCAAACGGTACGCGTGATGGTGCGGCCTGAGCGGCTGCACCTCACTCAGGAAAGGCCCGTGCTAACGGCAGGCGAAAATGCCCTCCCCACCCGGATCGAATCCGTCACTTACTTTGGCCCCCATGCCAAGGCTCAAGTGCGCTGCGGCCCGCACACGCTGCATGTGCAGCAGCCCAGCGGAAAGACTCTTTTAGCGACCGATACGGAAGGGTGGTTGCACTTTGAACCCGAGGCCGCGCGAGTGGTGGATTGA
- a CDS encoding replication-associated recombination protein A, translated as MAGSRGLRIAVVGTGFKETIANDGKQLPTTANFFMSEDLFQAPSEASGTVVDAQPDAPLASRMRPRVLAEYTGQGHILGEGKLLRRAVQADRFSSIILYGPPGVGKTTLAHIISQETKARFVTLSGVESSVADIRKEADAALKLKKLTGQGTVLFVDEIHRFNKAQQDVLLPHLERGTLRFIGATTHNPFFYVNSPLVSRSQVFTLEPLGIEDLQILMQRALADGERGLGKWNATLTPEASLHLATVADGDARKCLNALELAVLSSTPDAEGRVTIDLQAAEESVQQKTVVYDGDGDAHYDTASAFIKSMRASDPDAAIYWLAKMIYAGEDIRFLARRIVIAASEDVGMADSNALRVAVAAQQAVEVIGMPEARIILGHAVIYIATAPKSNRAYMAINAALDDVKNGRTLPVPKHLRDAHYKGAKQFGHGEGYLYPHDFEGGFVPQRCLEGGKQYYDPTTNGLEGRIKERLDHYRQQWEKQAENEVQPSKPNSGKRSKSNESV; from the coding sequence ATGGCTGGCAGTAGAGGTCTAAGGATTGCAGTAGTGGGCACTGGCTTTAAAGAAACCATCGCCAACGACGGCAAACAACTGCCAACCACCGCAAACTTTTTCATGAGCGAAGACCTCTTCCAAGCCCCCAGCGAGGCCTCCGGCACCGTCGTGGATGCGCAGCCAGATGCCCCCTTGGCCTCGCGCATGAGGCCGCGAGTGCTGGCGGAGTACACCGGGCAGGGGCACATCCTGGGCGAGGGCAAGCTGCTGCGCCGCGCCGTGCAGGCGGACCGTTTTTCCTCCATCATCCTGTATGGCCCGCCTGGCGTGGGCAAGACCACCCTGGCCCACATCATCAGCCAGGAGACCAAGGCCCGCTTCGTCACCCTCAGCGGCGTGGAAAGCAGCGTGGCCGACATCCGCAAAGAAGCCGATGCCGCGCTGAAGCTGAAGAAGCTCACCGGCCAGGGTACCGTGCTGTTTGTGGATGAGATCCACCGCTTTAACAAAGCCCAGCAGGACGTCCTGCTCCCGCACCTGGAGCGCGGTACCCTGCGCTTCATCGGCGCTACCACACACAATCCCTTCTTTTACGTCAATAGCCCCCTCGTCAGCCGTTCCCAGGTCTTCACTCTGGAGCCCCTGGGCATCGAAGACCTCCAGATCCTCATGCAGCGGGCGTTGGCCGATGGAGAGCGGGGCCTGGGCAAATGGAATGCCACCCTCACGCCTGAGGCCAGCCTGCACCTGGCCACCGTGGCCGATGGCGATGCCCGCAAGTGCCTCAATGCCCTGGAGCTGGCCGTCCTCTCCTCCACGCCCGATGCCGAGGGCCGCGTCACCATTGACCTCCAGGCAGCGGAGGAATCCGTGCAGCAAAAAACCGTGGTCTATGATGGCGATGGCGATGCGCATTACGACACCGCCAGCGCCTTCATCAAGTCCATGCGCGCTTCCGATCCCGATGCCGCCATCTACTGGCTGGCCAAAATGATCTACGCCGGGGAAGACATCCGTTTCCTCGCCCGCCGCATCGTCATCGCCGCCAGTGAGGACGTGGGCATGGCAGATAGCAATGCCCTGCGCGTGGCCGTGGCCGCCCAGCAGGCGGTGGAGGTCATCGGCATGCCCGAGGCACGCATCATCCTCGGCCACGCCGTCATCTACATCGCCACCGCGCCGAAGAGCAACCGCGCCTACATGGCCATCAACGCCGCGCTCGACGATGTGAAAAACGGTCGCACCCTCCCCGTGCCCAAGCACCTGCGCGATGCCCACTACAAAGGCGCCAAACAGTTCGGCCACGGCGAAGGTTACCTCTACCCCCACGACTTCGAAGGCGGCTTCGTCCCCCAGCGTTGCCTGGAAGGCGGCAAACAATACTACGATCCCACCACCAACGGCCTCGAAGGCCGCATCAAAGAACGCCTGGATCACTACCGCCAGCAGTGGGAGAAACAGGCGGAAAATGAAGTACAGCCTTCCAAGCCGAACTCCGGTAAAAGGAGTAAAAGCAATGAATCAGTATGA
- a CDS encoding DUF6985 domain-containing protein — MTASGITFEFDIELNIWRSKTKISFLGNELEVWMSANGGADFNQQGEILNQALPLLLLCEEEVKQRLFEFYEEACQDFDDIGETELLAKIDSVNSVNQLFGWSLLEIPEQLPGRGVTFKIVGGCSWNENDGVQLFFRDGILEEVDSAAAFFV, encoded by the coding sequence ATGACTGCCTCAGGAATCACATTCGAATTCGATATCGAACTCAACATTTGGCGATCCAAAACCAAGATTTCATTCCTGGGAAATGAACTTGAAGTATGGATGTCAGCGAATGGAGGTGCTGATTTTAATCAGCAAGGAGAAATTCTCAATCAAGCTCTTCCATTGCTGCTTCTATGTGAGGAAGAGGTGAAGCAGCGTCTCTTTGAATTTTATGAGGAGGCATGCCAGGACTTTGACGATATTGGGGAGACTGAGTTGTTGGCCAAGATTGATTCGGTGAACTCTGTCAATCAGCTGTTCGGGTGGTCGCTACTTGAGATCCCTGAGCAATTACCAGGGCGGGGAGTAACCTTTAAAATAGTGGGGGGATGTTCCTGGAATGAGAATGATGGGGTCCAGTTGTTCTTTCGAGATGGGATCCTTGAGGAAGTGGATTCAGCGGCGGCTTTTTTTGTGTAA
- a CDS encoding carboxymuconolactone decarboxylase family protein, with the protein MSQIDALRDKMPDAAKDLRLNLQAVLRPENLTSDQVWGIALASAYFINNAELREAVLADALAAGLNEDFVDDAKASASIMGMNTVYYRFRHLVEKESYATLPARLRMLRMGQPKTDKATFELMSMACAALAGCGMCIQAHEATLTQHQVSEAAIHDSVRIAAVLQGTVVALGIGV; encoded by the coding sequence ATGTCCCAAATTGACGCTCTTCGCGATAAAATGCCCGATGCCGCCAAGGATCTGCGGCTGAACCTCCAGGCTGTCCTCCGGCCCGAAAACCTCACCTCGGATCAGGTCTGGGGCATTGCCCTGGCCTCCGCCTACTTCATCAACAACGCCGAACTTCGCGAAGCCGTCCTGGCCGATGCGCTGGCTGCGGGCCTCAACGAGGACTTTGTGGATGACGCCAAAGCCTCCGCCTCCATCATGGGCATGAACACGGTGTATTACCGGTTCCGCCACCTGGTGGAAAAGGAAAGCTACGCCACCCTGCCCGCCCGCCTGCGCATGCTCCGCATGGGCCAGCCAAAGACGGACAAAGCCACCTTTGAACTCATGTCCATGGCCTGCGCTGCCCTCGCCGGCTGCGGCATGTGCATCCAGGCCCACGAGGCCACGCTGACCCAGCATCAGGTCTCCGAAGCGGCTATCCATGACAGCGTCCGCATCGCCGCTGTGCTGCAAGGCACAGTCGTGGCGCTGGGGATTGGGGTGTAG
- a CDS encoding transglutaminase family protein, producing the protein MRTLFCLLLLAPAVLGAAPSAKSVEAIAAEAKRSVVKVLQSGREGMDGLGAGFVVSEDGLIATNLHVIGEARRLEVEMANGEKHEVVEVTATDAHWDLALLRIAKKGLKPLTLADSETIQQGQPIVAMGNPQGLAFSVVDGVVSEFPDVVNDIPMIRLALPIEKGNSGGPLLDRQGRVLGILTMKSAVTENLGFAMPVNELKRLIEKPNPVPMARWLTIGVLNPKLWTPLLGARWTQHAGIIQASTPGTGFGGRSLCLWAPEQPGETFEVAAHVKLGDESGAAGLVFCSDGADAHYGFYPSAGKLRLTRFEGPDVYSWTILADVPTEAYRPGQWNLLRVRVEPEQITCWVNDQRVLVQQDSGLRGGYAGLCKFRNTEAEFRGFRLGADLSQKPVPEEVATTIKAALQTFAQSTGVKSKTLQQLLDQPEASRLLLAEKRRQLELEAAALAELEQDLHRHAVTRELVKELAKPEEQTDLIRATLLLARHDNPEVDVAQYLQSFNRMVDDLKQDPEILQGTLPAVKRLNRYLFEEGGFHGSRHDYGNKSNSYMNELLDDREGLPITLSVLYMELASRLGVKGVHGIPLPGRFMVGYREGPEGELQLLDVFERGKKLTVMQAAMELTERGEFAEESLEPAKKRDIVLRMLNNLLSSTLDDAASIKETMPYLDLSIALDPDAAVQRINRAQMKQRLGLKKEAAEDVRWLTEHYPEGAPEEMRDQLQDWLQSLE; encoded by the coding sequence ATGCGCACGCTTTTCTGCCTCCTGCTTCTGGCCCCTGCCGTCCTGGGGGCGGCTCCGTCTGCAAAGTCCGTGGAGGCCATCGCAGCGGAGGCCAAGCGATCCGTCGTCAAGGTCTTGCAATCAGGCCGAGAGGGCATGGACGGCCTGGGCGCGGGTTTTGTGGTGAGTGAAGATGGCCTCATCGCCACGAATCTGCACGTCATCGGCGAGGCGCGAAGGCTGGAGGTGGAGATGGCGAATGGCGAGAAGCATGAAGTCGTGGAAGTGACCGCTACGGATGCGCACTGGGACCTCGCCTTGCTGCGCATCGCGAAAAAGGGCCTGAAACCCCTCACCTTGGCCGATAGCGAAACCATCCAGCAAGGCCAGCCCATCGTGGCCATGGGAAATCCCCAGGGGCTCGCCTTCAGCGTGGTGGATGGCGTGGTGTCTGAGTTTCCCGATGTCGTCAATGACATCCCCATGATCCGTTTGGCCCTACCCATTGAAAAAGGCAACAGTGGCGGGCCTCTGCTAGATCGCCAGGGGCGCGTACTGGGCATCCTCACGATGAAATCCGCCGTCACCGAAAACCTCGGTTTTGCCATGCCGGTGAATGAGCTGAAACGCCTCATTGAAAAGCCCAACCCAGTGCCCATGGCCCGCTGGCTCACCATCGGTGTGCTGAATCCGAAGCTGTGGACGCCTCTGTTAGGCGCACGCTGGACCCAGCACGCAGGCATCATCCAGGCCTCTACCCCCGGCACGGGTTTTGGCGGGCGCTCCCTCTGCCTATGGGCACCGGAGCAGCCTGGGGAAACCTTCGAAGTGGCCGCCCATGTGAAGCTGGGGGATGAGTCCGGCGCGGCAGGCCTCGTCTTTTGTTCGGACGGGGCAGATGCTCATTACGGCTTTTACCCCTCAGCAGGAAAGCTGCGCCTCACTCGCTTTGAGGGGCCAGATGTGTACTCCTGGACGATCCTGGCGGATGTGCCTACCGAGGCCTACCGCCCAGGTCAGTGGAACCTCCTTCGCGTGCGGGTGGAGCCAGAGCAAATCACCTGCTGGGTCAATGACCAGCGCGTGCTGGTGCAGCAGGACAGCGGCCTGCGGGGCGGCTACGCGGGCCTGTGCAAATTCCGCAACACGGAGGCGGAATTCCGTGGCTTCCGCCTCGGGGCAGATCTCTCCCAGAAGCCTGTGCCGGAGGAGGTGGCCACCACGATCAAAGCAGCCTTGCAGACCTTCGCTCAAAGCACCGGCGTCAAGTCCAAAACCCTCCAACAACTGCTGGATCAGCCCGAGGCCAGCCGCCTTTTGCTGGCGGAAAAGCGTCGTCAGCTTGAGCTGGAAGCCGCCGCTTTAGCCGAGTTGGAACAGGACCTGCACCGCCACGCCGTCACGCGGGAACTGGTGAAGGAACTGGCCAAACCCGAGGAGCAGACCGACCTCATCCGCGCCACCTTACTGCTGGCCCGCCATGACAACCCTGAGGTGGACGTCGCCCAGTACTTGCAGAGTTTTAACCGCATGGTGGATGACCTCAAGCAGGACCCCGAAATCCTCCAGGGCACCCTGCCAGCGGTGAAGCGGCTGAATCGTTACCTGTTTGAAGAAGGCGGCTTTCACGGCAGCCGCCATGACTATGGAAACAAGTCCAACAGCTACATGAATGAACTGCTGGATGATCGCGAAGGTCTCCCCATCACCCTATCCGTTCTCTACATGGAGCTGGCCTCCCGTCTCGGGGTGAAAGGCGTACACGGCATTCCTCTACCAGGTCGTTTCATGGTGGGTTACCGGGAAGGGCCTGAGGGGGAACTGCAGCTACTGGACGTGTTTGAGCGGGGTAAAAAACTCACCGTCATGCAGGCCGCCATGGAACTGACGGAGCGTGGTGAATTCGCCGAAGAAAGCCTGGAGCCCGCCAAGAAGCGGGACATCGTCCTGCGCATGCTGAATAACCTCCTCAGCAGCACCCTGGATGATGCGGCCTCCATCAAGGAGACCATGCCTTACCTGGATCTCTCCATCGCGCTAGACCCCGATGCTGCCGTGCAGCGCATCAACCGCGCCCAGATGAAACAGCGCCTCGGTTTGAAAAAAGAAGCGGCTGAGGATGTACGCTGGCTCACGGAGCACTACCCCGAGGGTGCGCCGGAGGAGATGCGGGACCAACTTCAGGACTGGTTGCAGTCTTTGGAATGA
- the purL gene encoding phosphoribosylformylglycinamidine synthase subunit PurL: protein MKLSLSKVDMQAVQQIFNDEGRDPTDVELEVIAQTWSEHCKHRIFNAKIAHTLNGKDEVVDSLFKTYIRNVTEKIMADKPDFVLSAFVDNAGFVKLDDNQAVCLKVETHNHPSAIEPYAGANTGLGGVIRDILGAGKGSKPVASIDVFCFGPPDTKQEDLKAKDVIHPLGVMRGVVRGVRDYGNRMGIPTVNGAIQFDDTFIYNPLVFCGTAGVIPIKDIAKEVKPGHLLIAAGGRTGKDGLKGATFSSAELTTDSHEEDQTAVQIGNPIEEKKVADFVLAAREAGLIEFVTDCGAGGFSSAAGEMLSEVGGEVWLENCPLKEPGLDSWQVFISESQERMVLAVEEHNLPALQKIADTWQTEIFVLAKADGQKRLKVWHHGQSVCDLPVDKLHGAPRREMKAHWRQPAALPPKVAVRPESWTQVLKTVLGDFSIVSREPIIREYDHEVQGNTVLKPLAGASGDAPQDGSVIKVDGSNQLVALSCALLPEWGKTDPHAMGRACVDECVRQLVAMGANPERIAILDNFCMGNPDNEKELGALIECTKGMAESALAYGAPFVSGKDSFYNYFITDEGPVSIPVTLLVSGFGVVEDASHVIGSSLRRAGSKLAILGKTTPGLRGSVFAKYTQGAGLNGAPSWNETETWANYGKYHELVKKGAILATHDLSEGGLAVALAEFAFSGKGGIKIELENFPATRDCTTAEILFGETPGRFLIEVAPEHVEAVRAAGAVFIGESTGERWLHVTNRGTTLIDAAIADLKPIWQNGLVQYY from the coding sequence ATGAAGCTCTCCCTCTCCAAGGTGGACATGCAGGCCGTGCAGCAGATCTTCAATGACGAAGGCCGCGACCCCACCGACGTGGAACTGGAAGTCATCGCCCAGACTTGGTCGGAGCACTGCAAGCACCGCATTTTCAACGCCAAAATCGCCCACACCCTGAACGGTAAGGACGAAGTGGTGGACAGCCTTTTCAAGACCTACATCCGCAATGTCACAGAGAAGATCATGGCAGATAAGCCTGACTTCGTCCTTAGCGCCTTCGTGGACAACGCGGGTTTTGTGAAGCTGGATGACAATCAGGCCGTGTGCCTGAAGGTGGAAACGCACAATCACCCGAGCGCCATCGAACCCTACGCCGGGGCCAATACGGGCCTGGGCGGCGTGATCCGCGACATCCTGGGTGCAGGCAAGGGCTCCAAGCCCGTGGCCTCCATTGACGTGTTCTGCTTTGGCCCCCCAGACACCAAGCAGGAAGACCTGAAGGCGAAAGACGTCATCCACCCCCTAGGCGTGATGCGTGGCGTGGTGCGCGGCGTGCGTGATTACGGCAACCGCATGGGCATCCCGACGGTCAATGGCGCGATCCAGTTTGACGACACCTTCATTTACAACCCCCTCGTGTTCTGTGGCACCGCAGGCGTGATCCCGATCAAGGACATCGCCAAGGAAGTGAAGCCTGGGCATCTGCTCATCGCCGCCGGTGGACGCACGGGTAAGGACGGCCTCAAAGGTGCGACTTTCTCCTCCGCCGAGCTGACTACGGATTCCCATGAGGAAGACCAGACGGCGGTGCAGATCGGCAACCCGATCGAAGAAAAGAAGGTGGCGGACTTTGTCCTCGCCGCCCGTGAGGCGGGCCTCATCGAGTTCGTGACCGACTGCGGTGCAGGTGGTTTCTCCAGCGCGGCTGGCGAGATGCTGAGCGAAGTCGGCGGTGAAGTGTGGCTGGAAAATTGCCCGCTGAAGGAGCCCGGCCTGGATAGCTGGCAGGTCTTCATTTCAGAGTCGCAGGAGCGCATGGTGCTGGCCGTCGAAGAGCACAATCTGCCCGCCCTCCAGAAAATCGCCGATACTTGGCAGACCGAGATTTTTGTCCTCGCCAAGGCCGATGGCCAGAAGCGCCTGAAGGTGTGGCACCACGGCCAGTCCGTGTGCGACCTGCCGGTGGATAAGCTGCACGGGGCCCCACGCCGTGAGATGAAGGCCCACTGGCGCCAGCCTGCCGCCCTGCCGCCAAAGGTGGCCGTGCGTCCAGAATCCTGGACCCAGGTGCTGAAGACCGTGCTGGGTGATTTCTCCATCGTCTCCCGCGAGCCCATCATCCGCGAGTATGACCACGAAGTGCAGGGCAATACCGTCCTGAAACCGCTGGCCGGTGCCAGTGGCGATGCCCCTCAAGATGGCTCCGTCATCAAGGTAGATGGCAGCAACCAACTCGTCGCCCTTTCCTGCGCCCTGCTTCCTGAATGGGGCAAGACCGACCCTCACGCCATGGGCCGCGCCTGTGTGGACGAGTGCGTCCGCCAGCTTGTCGCCATGGGGGCGAATCCAGAGCGCATCGCCATTCTGGACAACTTCTGCATGGGCAACCCGGACAACGAAAAAGAGCTGGGTGCCCTCATCGAGTGCACCAAAGGCATGGCGGAATCCGCCCTGGCCTACGGCGCGCCCTTCGTCTCCGGTAAGGACAGCTTTTACAACTACTTCATCACCGATGAAGGCCCTGTCTCCATCCCTGTCACCCTGCTGGTGAGCGGCTTTGGTGTCGTGGAGGATGCCTCCCACGTCATCGGTTCCTCCCTGCGCCGGGCGGGCAGCAAGCTAGCCATCCTGGGCAAAACCACCCCAGGTCTGCGCGGCAGCGTCTTCGCTAAATACACCCAGGGTGCCGGCCTGAACGGAGCCCCGAGCTGGAACGAAACCGAGACCTGGGCCAACTACGGCAAGTATCACGAACTGGTGAAAAAAGGTGCCATCCTGGCCACCCATGATCTCTCCGAAGGCGGCCTCGCCGTCGCCCTGGCTGAGTTCGCTTTCAGCGGCAAAGGTGGCATCAAGATCGAGCTGGAAAACTTCCCCGCCACGAGGGATTGCACCACCGCCGAGATACTCTTTGGCGAAACTCCCGGCCGCTTCCTCATCGAAGTCGCCCCTGAGCACGTCGAAGCCGTCCGCGCAGCAGGTGCCGTCTTCATCGGTGAAAGCACCGGCGAACGCTGGCTGCACGTCACCAACCGTGGCACTACCCTCATCGACGCCGCCATCGCCGACCTCAAGCCCATCTGGCAGAACGGTCTCGTGCAGTATTATTGA
- a CDS encoding peroxiredoxin, with protein MLTIGHPFPEFRSKACNGVTNDDIIEITNQSYPGKWKFFLFYPKDFTFVCPTELVEFGKRVRDFADRDTQLIGGSTDNEFSHLAWKQSREDLAALKYPLIAAQKLAGDLGILDPVEHVCLRASFLVDPNGVIQWVNVNNLSVGRSVEEALRVLDAVQSDELCPCNWKKGEKTLKV; from the coding sequence ATGCTTACCATCGGTCATCCGTTCCCAGAATTCCGTTCCAAGGCCTGCAATGGCGTCACCAACGACGACATCATCGAAATCACCAATCAGTCCTACCCTGGCAAGTGGAAGTTCTTCCTCTTCTACCCGAAGGATTTCACCTTCGTGTGCCCCACGGAGTTGGTGGAATTTGGCAAGCGCGTGCGGGATTTCGCGGATCGCGACACTCAGCTCATCGGTGGCTCCACGGACAATGAATTCTCCCACCTGGCCTGGAAGCAGTCCCGTGAAGATCTGGCCGCGCTGAAGTATCCCCTCATCGCCGCGCAGAAGTTGGCTGGCGACCTGGGCATCCTGGATCCCGTGGAGCATGTGTGCCTGCGCGCCAGCTTCCTAGTGGACCCGAACGGCGTCATCCAGTGGGTGAACGTGAACAATCTCTCCGTGGGCCGCAGCGTGGAAGAAGCCCTGCGCGTGCTGGATGCTGTGCAGTCCGACGAGCTCTGCCCCTGCAACTGGAAGAAAGGTGAAAAGACGCTGAAGGTCTGA